In Panicum virgatum strain AP13 chromosome 4N, P.virgatum_v5, whole genome shotgun sequence, a single window of DNA contains:
- the LOC120671183 gene encoding multiple organellar RNA editing factor 2, chloroplastic-like yields MAAAAARRLLSRRATSSSSLSSLLRRAPAGASPEHSLLRPAVVAAASRLGFPRGMARRPGGDGYSPARPGGGGDRAPTEMAPLFPGCDYEHWLIVMDKPGGEGATKQQMIDCYVQTLAKVLGSEEEAKRKIYNVSCERYFGFGCEIDEETSNKLEGLPGVLFVLPDSYVDPEYKDYGAELFVNGEIVQRSPERQRRVEPVPQRAADRPRYNDRTRYARRRENQR; encoded by the exons ccgccgccgcccggaggctcctctcccgccgcgccacatcctcctcctcactctcctcgctcctccgccgcgcgccggcagGGGCTTCCCCTGAGCACTCGCTGCTGCGCCCAGCCGTCGTCGCGGCGGCCTCCCGCCTCGGCTTCCCCCGCGGGATGGCGCGGCGGCCTGGCGGGGACGGGTACTCCCCGGCGCGGCCTGGAGGGGGCGGGGACCGCGCGCCCACGGAGATGGCGCCGCTGTTCCCCGGCTGCGACTACGAGCACTGGCTCATCGTCATGGACAAGCCCGGCGGGGAGGGCGCCACCAAGCAGCAGATGATCGACTGCTACGTCCAGACCCTCGCCAAGGTCCTCGGAAG cgaggaggaggcgaagAGGAAGATCTACAACGTCTCGTGCGAGCGCTACTTCGGGTTCGGGTGCGAGATAGATGAGGAGACGTCCAACAAGCTCGAGG GACTCCCCGGTGTTCTCTTTGTGCTCCCGGATTCGTATGTTGACCCCGAGTACAAGGACTATGGAG CTGAGCTCTTTGTTAACGGGGAGATTGTTCAGAGGTCCCCGGAGAGGCAGAGGAGGGTAGAACCAGTGCCACAGAGAGCAGCAGATAGGCCTAGGTACAACGACAGGACCCGCTATGCCCGTAGGAGGGAGAACCAGCGATGA
- the LOC120670257 gene encoding uncharacterized protein LOC120670257, producing the protein MGSGLSSSHRGSSASLHQPPAAVPALVVAADGSLREFAPAASPVSASDVLGGAGANAAGGSFVCSSDALYFDADVPALGADELLRPGQIYFVLPAGMLGRPLSSADMAALAVRASDALAARARAARAAGTGSGCGRARRGGGFVAINKARVLPARHADADEEVNEKLNQRTLGGFETASRSPARSAKGLAAAARPPMRRALSTIMEDTV; encoded by the coding sequence ATGGGATCAGGCCTCTCGAGCAGCCACCGCGGAAGCAGCGCCTCGCTTCaccagccgccggccgcggtGCCGGCCCTGGTCGTCGCGGCCGACGGCTCGCTGCGGGAGttcgcgccggcggcctccccCGTCTCCGCCTCCGACGtgctcggcggcgccggcgccaatgCGGCGGGCGGCTCCTTCGTGTGCAGCTCGGACGCACTCTACTTCGACGCGGACGTGCCGGCGCTCGGCGCCGACGAGCTGCTCCGCCCGGGGCAGATATACTTCGTCCTCCCCGCGGGGATGCTCGGCCGCCCGCTCTCGAGCGCCGACATGGCCGCGCTCGCCGTGCGCGCCAGCGACGcgctggcggcgagggcgcgggcggcgcgtgcCGCTGGGACCGGGAGTGGTTgcgggcgcgcgcgccgcggcggcgggttcgTCGCCATCAATAAGGCCCGCGTCCTGCCGGCGCGCCACGCGGACGCCGACGAGGAGGTCAACGAGAAGCTGAACCAGAGGACCCTGGGGGGATTCGAGACGGCATCGCGGAGCCCGGCGAGAAGTGCCAAGGGActcgcggcggcagcgcggccgcCGATGAGGAGGGCGCTCAGCACCATCATGGAGGACACCGTTTGA
- the LOC120671607 gene encoding uncharacterized protein LOC120671607 yields MLVLLLFLLGLLRRKSSWTWRRSLGGILMRPKSRYLNLLREGQRKKIIYFHGWDGFGASPVLNSIANELSSQKMDAPQELCFDKVLYIDCSEWKSRREMQRAIAEELKLDRGTMAMFDNQDEEDDFNGLDKHSRDVIASIATEIDRTLRDCKFMMIFLNGSDNEVDVTRFGIPQMTEFRNNKMIWTFKRRLLTIHSRSSETAAKLRYSHLFLSAALVHGEYQIREPEFCALVHGEATTIVARHQCMPDMDTTMVTECCLFELSLHYNFHSITRFDWAAHSSNYWICAGIIEGNKEMEIRNALHGEIRWECDAPLLHRVLQELNPTFSVKKITKPLAVSTRCLVKDRWISITSQEHEVDGMQDIPVRASSIFLALERPGHLQPSKRSDHPPALEGQDCPAVLPSDMFKYSRSLAVLVLSCCSFSFASPPFLVCNSLRFLGLDNCKHKPSEQYCDTDAEWTFLLSLWVLEIHYTEWDEILSKAKMDLMSSLKELNIEGVRSWQYINQLRKILSHLYRLRITNPRIYQAETTDADDSFMDKGKLQILDLSGNREMKVVPSSLSKASSLQVLLLDGCLGLQCVIAPHTLPSSLISFSLDGYGASSHWTPTVNLLPPENLRPSSTGQKDAKISRICLEGCTSLENLFLRGLPNLVELDLSGTGIKILDFTTMVMQVTCLRLLFLLGCERLVAIRWDQKSQYAIHPQLELLCIDTRAGTRYSRPSINYTTKKSLRLQIHAILSDARLARSLWPAIDCYRGKGSLVDVSFNILVTSVPIVYSSGEDVQPEATHRMAAEAKQYDDVHATAGDAPMQDFPQAPTPTTDLNRHVGISQGSRGLESELLGDFPARNNLALLMRRCADSLHLHDISTGANMPMNEWDYLRQCRVERCPKLHTVFPGTYGFEALETIWASDLLMARCIWSKRGSYHHYSSFGELQHLNLRACPRLRFVLPVWASSFPRLETLHIINCMDLRHVFVLDEEHPEARVTFPNLTNIHLHNLPMLRQICEAQMLMLAPALMTIKIRGCWGLRRLPSMEGRGIHMEKPTVKIEKDVWDALKWDGLEASYHPSLFVEPRHSCYYKKKSLRGTILR; encoded by the exons ATGCTTGTGCTGTTGCTGTTCTTGCTTGGTCTTCTACGGAGGAAGTCATCATGGACATGGAG GAGATCTTTGGGTGGGATATTGATGAGGCCAAAGAGCAGATACTTGAATTTGTTAAGGGAAGgccagagaaaaaaaattatatattttcatggatgggatggttttgggGCGTCCCCAGTCCTCAATTCCATAGCAAATGAACTTTCGTCACAGAAAATGGATGCTCCCCAGGAACTATGCTTTGACAAAGTATTGTACATCGACTGCTCAGAATGGAAAAGTAGAAGGGAAATGCAGAGAGCAATTGCAGAGGAACTGAAACTTGACCGTGGAACGATGGCTATGTTTGATAACCAGGATGAGGAGGATGACTTCAATGGACTGGATAAACACTCTAGGGATGTGATAGCAAGTATTGCAACAGAGATTGATCGAACACTGAGGGACTGTAAATTTATGATGATTTTTCTTAATGGAAGTGATAATGAGGTCGACGTCACTAGATTTGGCATTCCTCAGATGACGGAATTCCGTAACAACAAAATGATATGGACATTCAAGAGAAGGTTGCTGACGATTCATAGCCGCAGTTCTGAGACAGCAGCAAAGTTAAGATACAGCCACCTTTTCCTCTCTGCTGCACTTGTGCATGGAGAGTATCAGATCAGAGAGCCAGAATTTTGTGCACTGGTGCATGGAGAGGCTACTACCATAGTTGCTCGGCACCAATGCATGCCGGATATGGACACAACAATGGTGACAGAATGTTGCCTCTTTGAGCTATCCCTACATTATAATTTCCACAGTATCACTAGATTTGATTGGGCTGCTCATTCTTCTAACTACTGGATATGTGCTGGGATCATAGAAGGCAATAAAGAAATGGAGATCAGAAATGCATTGCATGGAGAGATAAGATGGGAGTGCGATGCTCCTTTGCTTCATCGTGTGCTTCAAGAATTGAATCCTACCTTTTCAGTAAAGAAGATTACAAAGCCTCTAGCTGTTTCTACGAGGTGTCTAGTTAAAGATCGTTGGATTTCAATCACCTCCCAGGAACATGAAGTGGATGGTATGCAAGATATACCGGTAAGAGCATCGTCGATCTTCTTGGCATTGGAAAGACCAGGTCACCTACAACCATCTAAAAGATCAGATCATCCACCAGCACTCGAAGGACAAGATTGCCCAGCCGTATTGCCATCTGACATGTTCAAATATTCCAGGAGCCTTGCTGTGCTGGTTCTCTCTTGTTGTTCCTTCAGTTTTGCATCACCGCCTTTCCTCGTGTGCAATAGCCTAAGATTCCTTGGTTTGGACAACTGTAAGCACAAGCCAAGTGAACAATATTGTGATACAGATGCAGAGTGGACATTCTTGCTTAGTCTATGGGTGCTCGAGATACACTACACAGAATGGGACGAGATACTATCCAAAGCGAAGATGGATCTCATGAGTAGCCTGAAGGAGTTAAATATAGAGGGAGTTAGGAGCTGGCAGTACATCAATCAACTAAGGAAAATACTATCCCACCTTTATAGGCTAAGGATTACCAATCCTAGGATTTATCAAGCGGAAACAACAGATGCAGATGACTCATTTATGGATAAGGGAAAGCTACAAATACTTGATCTGTCTGGCAACAGGGAGATGAAAGTTGTACCAAGTAGCCTATCAAAGGCAAGTAGCCTTCAGGTGCTTCTTCTTGATGGCTGCCTTGGACTTCAATGTGTTATTGCGCCTCATACGCTTCCATCATCTCTCATTTCCTTCAGCCTCGATGGCTATGGAGCATCATCCCATTGGACACCAACTGTTAATCTACTACCTCCTGAAAATTTGCGTCCATCTTCCACAGGTCAGAAGGATGCCAAGATCTCCAGGATATGCCTAGAGGGCTGCACGAGTTTGGAGAATTTGTTTCTGCGTGGACTACCTAATCTTGTGGAGCTGGACCTGTCAGGAACTGGAATCAAAATACTTGACTTTACAACTATGGTGATGCAAGTCACATGTCTCAGACTATTGTTTCTGCTGGGCTGTGAGCGCCTTGTTGCGATAAGATGGGATCAGAAGAGTCAATATGCTATACATCCACAACTAGAGCTCCTATGCATTGACACACGGGCTGGGACCAGATATTCTCGGCCATCCATAAACTATACTACCAAAAAGTCCTTGAGGCTGCAGATACATGCCATTCTTTCGGACGCAAGGCTTGCTCGATCCTTGTGGCCAGCAATAGACTGCTACAGAGGCAAGGGCAGCCTTGTGGATGTTTCTTTTAATATCCTTGTCACCTCTGTGCCTATTGTTTATAGTAGTGGAGAGGATGTTCAACCTGAAGCTACCCACAGGATGGCTGCAGAGGCAAAGCAGTATGATGATGTCCATGCCACTGCTGGTGATGCTCCAATGCAGGATTTCCCACAGGCTCCGACTCCGACTACCGATTTGAATCGCCATGTAGGGATTTCCCAGGGGAGCCGTGGTCTGGAGAGCGAACTGCTCGGAGATTTCCCTGCGCGTAATAATTTGGCTCTTCTGATGAGAAGGTGTGCTGACTCCCTGCACCTGCATGACATCTCAACCGGTGCAAACATGCCCATGAACGAATGGGATTACCTTAGGCAATGCCGTgtggagaggtgccccaagttGCATACCGTCTTTCCAGGAACATATGGCTTCGAGGCTCTGGAGACTATTTGGGCATCGGATCTCCTGATGGCCCGCTGCATCTGGAGCAAACGTGGTTCCTATCACCACTACAGCTCCTTTGGGGAACTGCAGCACCTGAACCTGCGTGCCTGCCCCAGACTCCGGTTCGTGCTTCCAGTGTGGGCTTCCTCCTTCCCCAGATTGGAGACACTCCACATCATCAACTGCATGGACCTGAGGCATGTATTCGTGCTGGACGAAGAGCACCCAGAGGCACGCGTAACATTCCCCAATCTGACGAACATCCACCTGCATAACCTCCCAATGTTGCGGCAGATCTGTGAGGCCCAGATGCTGATGCTGGCGCCCGCGCTCATGACCATCAAGATCAGGGGATGCTGGGGCCTACGCCGACTGCCATCCATGGAAGGGCGTGGCATACACATGGAGAAGCCGACAGTCAAGATCGAGAAGGATGTCTGGGATGCGCTCAAGTGGGACGGGTTGGAGGCTAGCTACCATCCCTCCCTCTTTGTGGAGCCACGCCACTCATGCTACTACAAGAAGAAATCGCTCAGGGGAACTATCCTCAG GTAA
- the LOC120671185 gene encoding peroxisome biogenesis protein 6-like yields MYVGESEKNIRDIFEKARSARPCVIFFDELDSLAPARGSSADSGGVMDRVVSQLLVEIDGLSDNSQDLFIIGATNRPDLLDSALLRPGRFDKLLYVGVNTDASYRERILKAQTRWPCSQCWCWRLLLEWCERKTLLAG; encoded by the exons ATGTATGTTGGAGAATCAGAGAAGAATATTAGGGACATATTTGAGAAG GCTAGATCTGCACGCCCATGTGTCATTTTCTTTGATGAGCTTGATTCCCTAGCTCCAGCACGAGGATCCTCAGCAGATTCTGGTGGTGTTATGGACAGAGTTGTTTCCCAG TTACTTGTGGAGATAGATGGGTTGAGCGATAACAGCCAG GACCTTTTCATTATTGGGGCTACCAATAGGCCCGACCTTCTTGATTCTGCTCTTCTTCGCCCTGGACGGTTTGATAAGCTTCTCTATGTTGGTGTAAATACTGATGCATCATACAGGGAAAG GATCCTTAAAGCACAGACGCGTTGGCCCTGTTCGCagtgctggtgctggaggctgctgttggagtggtgtgagaggaaaacactgttggctggctAG